The Henckelia pumila isolate YLH828 chromosome 2, ASM3356847v2, whole genome shotgun sequence genome includes a window with the following:
- the LOC140877575 gene encoding uncharacterized protein encodes MTPIVALYGKKCRSPLYWDVISEVPDTGPDMIREMTEKVKFIQKRMKAAQDRQAKGTIRFGKRGKLSPLFIGPYEILEKIDDLAYRVALPPSLSRIHDVFHVSMLQKYQPDVSHILQPDEGELDETLSYFEQPIQILDHKEKQLRNKTIQLMKVQWSRHGVEEATWETEDDMRQRFPHLFH; translated from the exons ATGACTCCAATTGtagctttgtatggtaagaagtgtaGATCTCCTCTATACTGGGATGTTATCTCAGAGGTACCTGATACTGGACCGGATATGATCCGAgagatgactgagaaagtgaaatttattcaGAAGCGAATGAAGGCAGCCCAAGatcgacaagcgaa AGGCACgatcagatttggcaagcgagggaagttgtctccattATTCATAGGTccttatgagattctcgagaagatagatgATCTTGCCTATAGAGTTGCAttacctccatctttatctagaatacatgatgtgtttcatgtttCCATGCTCCaaaagtatcagcctgatgtTTCTCACATACTCCAACCTGATGAAGgtgaacttgatgaaactctaaGTTATTTTGAACAACCTATTCAGATACTTGATCACAAAGaaaaacagctcagaaacaagacgaTACAATTAATgaaggttcagtggagtcgacatggagttgaagaagcgacatgggaAACTGAAGatgatatgagacagagatttcctcaTCTTTTTCACTGA